The region ACAAGACCAAGCAGGGCTTCTACAAGAAGGAAAAGACCTCGGAAGGGACCCAGATCCTGTACTGGGACTATGAAGCCGGAGAATACAAGCCCTCCCAGAAGCCGAAGTTCGAGTCCATCAAGTTCGCCAAGATGGCCAAGACCACTGGAGAGCAGCTCAAGGCGGTCATCGGCGGAGATGACCAGGCCGCGGAGTTCGCCTGGCGCAGCCTGCGGGACACCCTGCTGTACTCCTTCAAGCGTATCCCGGAGATCGCCGACGACGTGGTGAACATAGACAACGCCATGAAGTGGGGCTTTAACTGGGAGCTCGGCCCATTCGAGATGTTCGACGCCATCGGGATCCAGGATTTCGTGCAGCGGGCGGCAAAGGACGGGGTCGCTATTCCGGACGGCCTGGATGCTGTTCCATCCTTTTATAAAATTGAAAACGGGATCCGCTATTACTTCGACCTGCAGAGCAAAGACTACAAAAAGGTCCCGGTCACCGAGGATCAGATTGAGCTCTCTTTGGTCAAGTCCTCCAAGGGCGTGGTCGAAACCTGCGACAACGCCTCCATTGTGGATATTGGCGAGGGGGTCTACTGCCTTGAATTCCATTCCCCCCAGAACTCCATCAGCGACGACATGCTGGATATGGTCTTCACCTGCGTGCAGCGGGCGGAGAACGAGGGCGCGGGCATTGTCCTGGGCAACCAGGGTGAGCGCTTCTCAGTAGGAGCCAATCTGTTCATGCTGGCCGTGGGGATTGCCGAAAACAAGTTCGACGAGCTGGAGGCCACGGTCAAAAAGTTCCAGGATGCAAGCATGGCCTTGAAATATGCCCATGTCCCGGTGGTGGCCGCTCCATTTCAGATGGCCCTGGGCGGGGGATGCGAGTTCTGCCTGCATTCGGATGCGATCAATGCCCATGTGGAAACGTATATGGGCTTGGTGGAAATGGGCGTCGGCCTTCTGCCCGCAGGCGGGGGGACCAAGGAGCTTTGCGTCCGGGCCGTTCAGGCTGCCGAGCGTTTCGGTCTGGATGTTCAGCCCTTGATCTTCAAGTACTTCGAGAACATCGCCATGGCCAAGGTGAGCATGGGGGCGGACGAAGCCTATGGGCTGGGCTATATGACCCCTGCAGATGCCGTGACCATGGATATCGACAGCCTGATCGGGGACGCCAAGCAGAAGGTCCTCAGCCTGGCCAAGAACTATAGACCGCGCAAGCCGGCGGTGATCAAGGCTCCGGGCCGCAGTGTGGCCGCCAGCGTCAAGTCCCAGCTGTGGAATATGAAGGAAGGCAGCTTCATCACCGAGTACGAATACGAGATGGGCGGTGTGGTGGCCGACGTGATCACCGGCGGTGATGTGGATGCCGGGACCCCGGTCACGGAGCAGTACGTCCTGGATATCGAGCGGGCCGCATTTGTCCAGCTCTGCCGCAACCAGAAGACCGTGGATCGGATCAACCACATGCTGAAGACCAACAAGCCGTTGAGAAATTAAAATTTTGAGCAGAAGACTGATCAAAATTTTACAAATTCTACTTCAAGGAGATAATCATGGCGAACG is a window of Desulfovermiculus halophilus DSM 18834 DNA encoding:
- a CDS encoding 3-hydroxyacyl-CoA dehydrogenase/enoyl-CoA hydratase family protein, which translates into the protein MTCIKKVGVLGAGVMGATIAAHLANAGLDVLLLDIVPRELSEEEKNKGLTLESPPVRNRIAQNGLNDLLKMKPAPFLLKEYAQRVEVGNFADHAGRLQECDWVIEVIVENMDIKKKVFSETVGPNMREGAILSTNTSGLSVNEMASALPQKVRKNFMVTHFFNPPRYMRLMEVVGCKEADPAQVEYMADFITRRLGKGIVFAKDTPNFIGNRIGVYAIFKSIHHMMDMGMSVEEVDAVAGKATARPKSAAFRTADLVGIDTLVHVGNNSYDALVDDEEREVFKLPDWVQKMVENKQLGNKTKQGFYKKEKTSEGTQILYWDYEAGEYKPSQKPKFESIKFAKMAKTTGEQLKAVIGGDDQAAEFAWRSLRDTLLYSFKRIPEIADDVVNIDNAMKWGFNWELGPFEMFDAIGIQDFVQRAAKDGVAIPDGLDAVPSFYKIENGIRYYFDLQSKDYKKVPVTEDQIELSLVKSSKGVVETCDNASIVDIGEGVYCLEFHSPQNSISDDMLDMVFTCVQRAENEGAGIVLGNQGERFSVGANLFMLAVGIAENKFDELEATVKKFQDASMALKYAHVPVVAAPFQMALGGGCEFCLHSDAINAHVETYMGLVEMGVGLLPAGGGTKELCVRAVQAAERFGLDVQPLIFKYFENIAMAKVSMGADEAYGLGYMTPADAVTMDIDSLIGDAKQKVLSLAKNYRPRKPAVIKAPGRSVAASVKSQLWNMKEGSFITEYEYEMGGVVADVITGGDVDAGTPVTEQYVLDIERAAFVQLCRNQKTVDRINHMLKTNKPLRN